In one Leptogranulimonas caecicola genomic region, the following are encoded:
- the atpA gene encoding F0F1 ATP synthase subunit alpha, whose product MKAAIDTQDVSRVIEIGDGVARVSGLKSAMAGELLDFTSAMTGVHVYGLAQNLDRDEVGAVLFGNVEVIREGDECRTTGRVMDIPVGPAMLGRVVNPLGEAIDGAGPMETVARRPIEFKAPGIMARTPVCEPVQTGLMAIDAMIPVGRGQRELIIGDRKTGKTAIAIDTIINQAKSDMICIYVAIGQKASTVATIRQTLEQHGVMDKTIIVAATASDSAPLQYIAPMAGAAIGEYFMYTGEDGKPANQDNPGRAVLVVYDDLSKQAVAYRQMSLTLHRPPGREAYPGDIFYLHSRLLERACKLDEAHGYGSLTALPIIETQEGDVSAYIPTNVISITDGQIYLQSNLFLQGQRPAVDVGISVSRVGGDAQIKAMKQVAGNLRLDLASYAELQSFAQFGSDLDRSTRYQLNRGARMTELLRQKRFSAIDVVDQVAVIFAGNNNFLDDLPVNQVIPFRDQFVDYLKTSRVALREKLRQGRISDETAEELKGACRTFKKQFLASTRAAQSKKTQEELAEDAIESAGAVTTVEDSAASVAEEA is encoded by the coding sequence ATGAAGGCCGCCATCGATACTCAGGATGTTTCCCGAGTGATCGAGATTGGCGACGGTGTTGCCCGCGTGAGCGGTCTTAAGAGCGCTATGGCTGGCGAGTTGCTGGATTTCACGAGCGCTATGACCGGTGTGCATGTGTACGGCTTGGCCCAAAATCTGGACCGCGACGAGGTTGGCGCGGTGCTCTTTGGCAATGTGGAGGTTATTCGCGAGGGTGACGAGTGCCGTACCACCGGTCGCGTTATGGACATCCCCGTGGGTCCTGCGATGCTAGGGCGTGTGGTTAATCCTCTGGGCGAGGCTATTGATGGCGCTGGCCCTATGGAAACCGTGGCTCGTCGTCCCATCGAGTTCAAGGCCCCTGGCATTATGGCTCGTACTCCCGTCTGCGAGCCTGTGCAGACAGGCCTTATGGCTATTGATGCCATGATCCCTGTAGGCCGCGGTCAGCGTGAGCTTATCATTGGCGACCGCAAGACCGGCAAGACGGCAATCGCCATCGACACGATCATCAACCAAGCCAAGAGCGACATGATTTGCATCTATGTAGCCATTGGCCAGAAGGCTTCCACAGTAGCCACTATCCGCCAGACGCTCGAGCAGCATGGTGTGATGGATAAGACCATCATTGTGGCTGCCACCGCCTCAGATTCTGCACCGCTTCAATACATCGCCCCAATGGCAGGCGCTGCCATTGGCGAATACTTCATGTATACCGGTGAGGACGGCAAGCCTGCTAACCAGGACAATCCTGGCCGTGCCGTGCTAGTGGTCTACGACGACCTGTCCAAACAGGCAGTGGCCTATCGTCAGATGTCTCTGACGTTGCATCGTCCCCCTGGACGCGAGGCGTATCCCGGCGATATTTTCTACCTGCACTCTCGTCTGTTGGAGCGCGCCTGTAAGTTGGACGAGGCCCATGGCTACGGCTCGCTTACTGCGCTGCCCATCATTGAGACGCAGGAAGGCGATGTGTCCGCTTACATTCCTACCAACGTCATCTCCATTACCGACGGTCAGATCTATCTGCAGTCCAACCTGTTCTTGCAGGGCCAGCGCCCTGCAGTGGACGTGGGCATCTCGGTATCCCGCGTAGGTGGAGACGCTCAGATCAAGGCTATGAAGCAGGTGGCCGGCAACCTCCGTCTGGACCTGGCCAGCTACGCCGAGCTTCAGAGCTTTGCACAGTTTGGCAGCGACCTCGACCGCTCCACCCGCTATCAGCTCAACCGCGGCGCCCGCATGACCGAGCTGCTTAGGCAGAAGCGTTTCTCGGCCATCGACGTGGTGGATCAGGTAGCCGTCATATTCGCAGGCAACAACAACTTCCTCGACGATCTTCCGGTAAACCAGGTGATCCCCTTCCGCGATCAGTTTGTGGATTACCTCAAGACCAGTCGCGTGGCTCTGCGTGAGAAGCTCCGTCAGGGGCGCATCTCCGACGAGACAGCCGAAGAGCTCAAGGGCGCCTGCCGCACCTTCAAGAAACAGTTCTTGGCCAGCACGCGCGCTGCCCAGAGCAAGAAGACCCAAGAAGAGCTAGCAGAAGACGCAATCGAGTCGGCTGGCGCCGTGACCACGGTGGAAGACTCCGCCGCCTCGGTGGCTGAGGAAGCATAG
- the atpG gene encoding ATP synthase F1 subunit gamma has protein sequence MANLRDIKRRIRTVSSTRQITHTMEMVSTTKIMRALKRAADGAPYKDAMTTMLVNVAAAGSSEEQPLLKEHPAVNRVLIIVVASDRGLAGGFNVQVERDVERRIVEWESKGVQTELVCCGTKPTEYFTARGRKPILSFQGISADPTLVEANQIASYVMDGFTSEHLDRVEITYQHARSRVEQRLVTEELLPVTRDTLRLPNAPREHEALSSLNPAANSEAAQDFEFDPSPAQVLGYLIPSYIRTVIYHALIDSAAAEHGARRRAMQAATENADEIVTTLSREYNRIRQSSITTEINEIVGGAAALEEK, from the coding sequence ATGGCGAACCTTCGCGACATCAAACGACGCATACGCACGGTGTCGAGCACTCGGCAGATCACTCACACCATGGAAATGGTGTCTACTACCAAGATCATGCGTGCCCTCAAGCGTGCAGCAGACGGCGCCCCCTACAAGGACGCCATGACCACCATGCTGGTCAACGTCGCCGCTGCGGGCAGCAGCGAAGAGCAACCTTTGCTTAAGGAGCATCCTGCAGTTAATCGCGTGCTCATCATTGTGGTGGCTTCTGATCGCGGCTTGGCTGGCGGCTTCAACGTGCAGGTGGAACGTGACGTTGAGCGCCGTATCGTCGAGTGGGAGTCCAAGGGCGTGCAAACAGAGCTCGTCTGTTGCGGCACCAAGCCTACGGAGTACTTCACCGCGCGCGGTCGCAAGCCCATCTTGTCTTTCCAGGGCATCTCGGCAGATCCTACGCTGGTGGAAGCCAACCAGATCGCCAGTTATGTGATGGATGGCTTTACTTCCGAGCATTTGGATCGCGTCGAGATTACCTATCAGCATGCGCGCAGCCGTGTTGAGCAAAGGCTGGTTACCGAGGAATTGCTCCCCGTAACCCGTGACACCCTGCGCTTGCCCAATGCCCCTCGCGAGCATGAGGCGTTGTCAAGCTTGAACCCTGCTGCCAACTCTGAGGCTGCGCAGGACTTCGAGTTCGACCCCTCGCCCGCTCAAGTGCTGGGATATCTCATCCCCAGCTATATCCGCACGGTGATTTATCACGCACTCATCGACTCCGCAGCGGCCGAGCACGGCGCGCGCCGTCGTGCCATGCAGGCAGCTACCGAGAATGCCGATGAGATCGTGACCACCTTGAGCCGTGAGTACAATCGCATCCGTCAGAGCTCTATCACCACCGAGATCAATGAGATTGTCGGCGGCGCCGCAGCATTGGAGGAGAAGTAA
- a CDS encoding F0F1 ATP synthase subunit delta — MSTNSRMEQDKIETYARTLLEAAKAEGREKRDLHTLVDLANALGEVSDTLKVILERGDENLLPEIANRYSDLVHNENDVIAVDVTTAIPLDDDMREEVEEFLSLDYGQSVFIVEHVDPSIIGGIIFNARGERRDASVKTQLENARRVLKSRGGE, encoded by the coding sequence CAAGATCGAGACCTATGCGCGCACCCTGCTTGAAGCTGCAAAGGCGGAAGGACGCGAGAAGCGTGATTTGCACACGCTGGTGGATCTGGCCAATGCCTTGGGTGAGGTGTCAGACACCCTTAAGGTCATCTTGGAGCGCGGCGACGAGAACCTCTTGCCAGAAATCGCCAACCGCTACTCGGATCTTGTTCATAACGAAAACGACGTCATCGCCGTGGATGTGACGACTGCCATCCCTCTGGATGACGACATGCGCGAAGAGGTAGAGGAGTTCCTCTCGCTGGACTACGGTCAATCCGTGTTCATTGTCGAGCACGTGGACCCCTCAATCATCGGAGGCATCATCTTCAACGCGCGTGGTGAACGCCGCGACGCATCTGTTAAGACCCAACTTGAGAATGCGCGTCGTGTTCTCAAGAGCAGAGGAGGCGAATAG